A part of Caretta caretta isolate rCarCar2 chromosome 1, rCarCar1.hap1, whole genome shotgun sequence genomic DNA contains:
- the HSP90B1 gene encoding endoplasmin has product MKPLWGLALLCVLLLASPARAEEPDVDGKVEDDLGKSREGSRTDDEVVQREEEAIQLDGLNASQIKEIREKSEKFAFQAEVNRMMKLIINSLYKNKEIFLRELISNASDALDKIRLLSLTDDNALAGNEELTIKIKCDKEKNVLHVTDTGIGMTKEELIKNLGTIAKSGTSEFLNKITEMPEDSQSTSELIGQFGVGFYSAFLVADRVIVTSKHNNDTQHIWESDSNEFSVIDDPRGATLGRGTTITLVLKEEASDYLELDTIKNLVKKYSQFINFPIYVWSSKTETVEEPIEEEEVKEKEETDDEAAVEEEEEEKKPKTKKVEKTVWDWELMNDIKPIWQRPSKEVEEDEYKAFYKSFSKEHDDPMAYIHFTAEGEVTFKSILFIPTTAPRGLFDEYGSKKSDYIKLYVRRVFITDDFHDMMPKYLNFVKGVVDSDDLPLNVSRETLQQHKLLKVIRKKLVRKTLDMIKKIAEEKYNDTFWKEFGTNVKLGVIEDHSNRTRLAKLLRFQSSHHESNTTSLDQYVERMKEKQDKIYFMAGSNRKEAESSPFVERLLKKGYEVIYLTEPVDEYCIQALPEFDGKRFQNVAKEGVKFDESDKSKESREALEKEFEPLLTWMKDKALKDKIEKAVLSQRLTQSPCALVASQYGWSGNMERIMKAQAYQTGKDISTNYYASQKKTFEINPRHPLIKDMLRRIKENEDDKTVADLAVVLFETATIRSGYMLPDTKEYGERIERMLRLSLNIDLDAKVEEEPEEPEDTAEAEQDEEEEEVEADGDESETEKESTDVKDEL; this is encoded by the exons ATGAAGCCGCTGTGGGGACTCGCTCTCCTGTGTGTCCTGCTCCTAGCCT CGCCGGCTAGAGCGGAGGAGCCCGACGTGGACGGCAAAGTAGAAGATGACCTGGGTAAAAGCCGAGAGGGCTCTCGGACCGATGACGAAGTTGTTCAGAG AGAGGAGGAAGCTATTCAATTAGATGGCTTAAATGCATCCCAGATAAAAGAAATCAGAGAGAAATCTGAGAAGTTTGctttccaagctgaagttaacAGAATGATGAAACTCATTATCAATTCTTTATACAAAAACAAGGAG ATTTTCCTGAGAGAATTGATTTCAAATGCTTCTGATGCTCTAGATAAGATAAGGCTATTATCACTGACTGATGACAATGCCCTTGCTGGTAATGAAGAACTCACTATTAAAATAAAG TGTGATAAAGAGAAGAACGTGCTTCATGTTACAGACACAGGTATTGGCATGACCAAGGAAGAATTAATTAAAAACTTGGGTACCATTGCCAAGTCTGGTACAAGTGAATTCTTAAACAAGATCACTGAAATGCCGGAAGATAGTCAGTCAACATCTGAGCTGATTGGCCAGTTTGGTGTTGGCTTCTATTCTGCCTTCCTTGTAGCAGACAGAGTTATTGTCACATCAAAGCACAATAATGATACTCAACACATTTGGGAATCTGATTCAAATGAATTCTCAGTGATTGATGACCCCAGAGGAGCCACCTTAGGCAGAGGCACCACCATAAC ACTTGTCTTGAAGGAGGAGGCATCTGACTATCTTGAGCTGGACACAATTAAAAATCTAGTCAAGAAATATTCACAGTTCATTAACTTCCCTATATATGTGTGGAGCAGCAAG ACTGAGACTGTAGAAGAGCCCATTGAAGAAGAGgaagtaaaagaaaaagaagaaacagaTGATGAAGCTGCTgttgaagaggaggaagaagagaaaaagcCAAAAACTAAAAAG GTTGAAAAAACTGTCTGGGATTGGGAGCTTATGAACGATATCAAACCAATTTGGCAAAGACCATCTAAGGAAGTTGAAGAAGATGAATACAAAGCTTTTTACAAATCATTTTCTAAG GAACACGATGATCCTATGGCTTATATTCACTTCACTGCTGAAGGAGAAGTAACATTCAAGTCTATCTTGTTTATTCCCACCACAGCTCCACGTGGTTTATTTGATGAATATGGATCCAAAAAGAGTGATTACATTAAG TTGTATGTCCGGAGAGTGTTTATCACTGATGACTTCCATGATATGATGCCTAAATATCTTAATTTTGTCAAGGGTGTT GTAGACTCCGATGATCTTCCTCTGAATGTATCCCGTGAAACCCTCCAGCAGCATAAATTGCTAAAG GTTATTAGGAAGAAACTGGTTCGTAAAACTCTTGACATGATCAAGAAGATTGCTGAAGAAAAATACAATGATACATTTTGGAAAGAATTTGGTACTAACGTAAAACTTGGCGTGATTGAGGATCATTCCAACCGTACCCGTTTAGCTAAACTTCTTCGTTTCCAATCATCTCATCATGAAAGTAACACTACTAGTCTGGACCAGTATGTGGAGAGGATGAAGGAGAAACAAGACAAAATCTATTTCATGGCGGGGTCCAACAGAAAAGAG GCTGAATCTTCGCCATTTGTTGAACGTCTTCTGAAAAAGGGTTATGAAGTGATCTATTTGACTGAACCTGTAGACGAATACTGCATTCAAGCTCTGCCAGAATTTGATGGCAAGAGATTCCAGAATGTTGCTAAGGAAGGAGTGAAATTTGATGAAAGTGATAAATCCAAGGAGAGTCGGGAAGCTTTGGAAAAAGAATTTGAGCCACTCTTAACCTGGATGAAAGACAAGGCTTTAAAGGACAAG aTTGAAAAAGCGGTGTTGTCTCAACGCTTAACTCAGTCTCCATGTGCGCTGGTGGCTAGTCAGTATGGATGGTCTGGCAACATGGAAAGAATTATGAAGGCTCAGGCATACCAGACTGGGAAAGATATCTCCACAAA TTACTATGCTAGTCAGAAGAAGACCTTTGAAATTAACCCTAGACATCCACTGATCAAGGACATGCTCAGGCGCATCAAG GAAAATGAAGATGATAAAACTGTTGCAGATCTTGCTGTAGTTCTGTTCGAAACAGCGACCATAAGATCAGGCTATATGTTACCAGACACAAAGGAATATGGAGAGAGAATAGAAAGAATGCTTCGTTTAAGTTTAAATATTGACCTTGATGCAAAG GTGGAAGAGGAGCCAGAAGAACCTGAAGACACAGCTGAAGCAGAGcaagatgaagaggaggaggaagtagAAGCTGATGGTGATGAGAGCGAAACAGAGAAG GAATCCACAGATGTAAAAGATGAACTGTAA